The Sphingobacterium lactis sequence GATCGGAGTTCAGGGCATTCCCCTGAGCAGTGATGACCTCCAGATACGTGGCATAACCACCTTTGAACAGCAAATTGGCATTGCGCACGGCTTTATCGGAGTTCTCTACCCGCTGGCGGGCAAAATCCAGCTGCTCACGCAATTTCTCGACCGTAACGACAGCATCGGACACTTCCGACACCGCTTCCAACACCGTCTGTTGGAAGGCGATTTCTGCCTTATCACGTTCCAACTTAGCCACTTCCCACTGGATCTTTAATTTTTTATTCTTCAAAATTGGCGCTGTCAGGTTTCCACCGATACCGCCCAATAAAGCTCCCGGAATGGAGAACCAATTTTTGGGCAACATGGAATTCACCCCGAACACCCCTTCTAGGGATAGCGAAGGATAGCGCATAGCCTGTTGGATATTGGCATTGGCATTCGCCGCAACCAAGCTCCATTCCGCACCGCGCACATCCGGTCTGTTCCGAACGATCTCCACCGGCGACCCCAATGAAATATCCTTATTCTCTGCAAACAGGTGCTCAGAACTAGTTCCGCGCTTGATCTCACCCGGCATCTGCCCGATCAAAATCCGCAACGCGTTTTCCTGCAATACAATATCTTTTTCCAATTCCGGAACAAGCGAAGCCGCCAATAAGCGCTGCGACTCCGTTTGCTGGATGGCCAATGCCGTAATTTCGCCGGCAGCATATTGCAGTTTGATCATCTGCAGCGTACTGTCGTTCAATTGGAGGTTTCGCTTCGCTACCTCAATCTTCGCATCCAACATCAGCAGGTTGAAATACCCCTTCGCCACGCTGGCGATCAGGTTAGTCTGAATGGCATTGCGCGCCTCCTGGGTGTTCAAGTATTCCGCGGTCAATTGATCCTTGGCATTGCTGATCTTGCCCCAGATATCGATCTCCCAACTGAAGCCGATCTCCGTTCCGAATTGCGAGGTATAAGTAAACATA is a genomic window containing:
- a CDS encoding efflux transporter outer membrane subunit translates to MKRLAYIKAIVGLFAAFLLIQGCKVGEKYQQPDLNLPEKFRGDTLAYFGDTSSISRISWKEFFHDPTLKDLIDSALTYNYDMRTAMKNIDIANKWMRQNRFNYLPEVDATIAGVNKQYRSKEFGSGPSTRWYDRKGTKAPENMFTYTSQFGTEIGFSWEIDIWGKISNAKDQLTAEYLNTQEARNAIQTNLIASVAKGYFNLLMLDAKIEVAKRNLQLNDSTLQMIKLQYAAGEITALAIQQTESQRLLAASLVPELEKDIVLQENALRILIGQMPGEIKRGTSSEHLFAENKDISLGSPVEIVRNRPDVRGAEWSLVAANANANIQQAMRYPSLSLEGVFGVNSMLPKNWFSIPGALLGGIGGNLTAPILKNKKLKIQWEVAKLERDKAEIAFQQTVLEAVSEVSDAVVTVEKLREQLDFARQRVENSDKAVRNANLLFKGGYATYLEVITAQGNALNSDLDLVELRQAHLESYVDLYRSLGGGWR